The sequence CGATGGCGAGTAGTCGCCAAAAACAAGATCGGCAATTGCCGGTCCGGCCATTGTTCCCGGATGCCAGGCATAAAGCACTGCATCGGCCATGTCCATTTCGGCTCCAATTCCCAATGGTCTTCCGGCCATAACCACCAAAATAAGCGGTTTACCTGTTTTCTTGAGTTCCGTAATTAGTTCGGTTTGAACACCCGGCAGATCAATGATTCCGCGTGCATTTGCTTCGCCTGAAAGAATTGACTCTTCGCCTGCAAAGAATAGGATGGCGTCAGAACGTTTTGCTGCAGCAACCGCCTTTGCAAATCCTGTTGTTGATTTATCGCGACTGTATTCCAATCCTGCAACGTAATTCATTCTGTTGCCGAGAATTTCACCAAAAGCTTCTTTCGGAGTTGTCGAGTCTTCACCTTGACCATCGAAAATCCAGGTTCCCAGCTGATCGCGTGCTGCATCAGACAGCGGGCCGATTACTGCCAGTGAGCCAATATTTTTTGAGATAGGCAGCGTATTTCCTTTGTTTTTAAGCAGTACCATACTTTTTCGGGCGGCTTCGCGCGAAACCTCAAGGTGCGACGGCGCTAAAATTGTGTCGGTTGAAACGTGGTTGTCGTATGGTTTCTCGAATAATCCCATTTCCAGTTTAACACGTAGAATATTGCCAACATATTTGTCGATCATATTTTCGGTGATCACGCCTTCTTCAATTAAAGTTTTCAAATTATCGACATAGCAAGTTGTTGCCATTTCCATGTCGACACCGGCTTTTGCTGCAATTTCAGCGGCTTGCTTTTTATCGGCGGCATATCCGTGGTTGATCATTTCCTCAATCGATCCCCAGTCGCTAACAACCATTCCTTTGTAATCCCACTCATCGCGCAAAATATGTTTAAGCGTAAATTCATTTCCCGAAGTTGGTACTCCGTTCAAATCGTTAAATGCCGACATGAATGTTAGCACTCCGGCATCAGCCGCCGCCTTAAACGGGCGAAGATGTACGTTGCGCAACAACGGTTCGGGTATGTAAGTGGTATTGTAATCGCGACCGGCTTCCGACATTCCGTAACCAACAAAGTGCTTAGCACAGGCGGCTACTGCTGTTGGATCACTTAAATCGCCCTGAATTCCCTTTACCATAGCTGCTGCAAATTCAGAAGTAAGCAACGGATCTTCTCCACAACTTTCTGCAATTCTTCCCCAGCGTGGATCCCAGGCAACATCCATCATCGGAGCGAATGTCCAGTTAATTCCCATCGATGAGGCTTCAATGGACGAAATCCGCATTGCTTTTTCAGCCAGCTCCGGCTCCCACGATGAAGCCATTCCAAGTGGAATTGGGAAGATGGTGCGAAATCCGTGGATAACATCGCGTCCGAAAAGTAGAGGAATTCCATGTTTGCTTTCTTCAAGAGCCACACGTTGGTATTCCGCTATTCGGTCGGCTCCAACCATATTCAGAAATGATCCAACCTTTCCTTCTCTGATGGCTTGTTTTGTAGCTTCTTCATCGCCAAAAAAACCATCGTTAACCTGTTGCATCTGACCGATTTTTTCCTCAAGCGTCATCTCGCTTAACAGGCTATTTATTTTTTGCTCAACAGGATCAGCCTTGTCGGTTGAATTCGCTGCACAGCCGGTCAACAGCCCAACTCCTGCAATAAATGATAAAATTCGAATCTTCATTTTACTATATTTTGTTTTACATTTCCTGATATACGCGAACGTAATCTACTTCCATTGTTTGAGGGAAGATGGAATTGTCGATGCCCTGAGCACCGCCCCAGTTGCCACCAACTGCCACATTCAGGATAAAGAATTGAGGTTTATCAAATGGCCAGTTGTCATCGGTTTTATTTGAGGGGGCATAACGGTGTGTCACATTTTCTGGTGAATCAGTATAGAATACCATTTCTTTTTCGGTCCAGAATAAACCGTAAACATGGAATTCTTCTTCTGCCGTTTCAAGCGTTTTCTTACTGCCATCTCCATTTCCGGCATAACCCGCCGGAGTGTGTACTGTTGCATGAACGGTGTTGGGTTCATAACCCACATATTCCATAATATCAATTTCGCCACAAGCCGGCCAGCCTGCATCGCCAATGTTGGCACCAAGCATCCATATTGCGGGCCAGATTCCTCTGCCCGAAGGCAATTTGGCTCGTATTTCCATGCGTCCGTAGGTAAATTCTTTTTTACCACTGCTAATCATGCGCGTTGAAGTGTATGATCCGGCAACCTGATCGTCATTTATTTTTTCTGCCGTAATAGTCAAAATGCCATCCTCAACCGTTGCATTATCTCCGTTGGTATAATTTTGCAGTTCGTTGTTTCCCCAGCCTCCTGCACCGGTTTCAAAAGTCCAGTTGTCGGTATTTACTTCGTTTCCTTCGAAATTTTCTTCCCAAACCAGTTCCAAGCTCGAGAAGTAGTCGGGATCGTCGTCGGCGATGGTAATGTTTTTTATTGAAGAAAAGGTATCTCCATTTTTGGTAATTACGAGTTCGATTTTGAATGTTCCAGAATAAGGGAAGTAAGCCACTGTATTGGTCTCGTCAGTAACTATTTTATTGCGGAATTCCCATTGAAAAGAATCATAATCGCCCTCGGATGTATTTTCAAGATTGATTCGGTTTGGATTGGTGGCATCAGGTTCTGCCGTAAAACTGATGGCAAAATCGGTAGTTTCAATATTTACTTTTTTCGAAGTTGATTTTTGTTCCCCTTCAAGACCCATCACCAATAAATTAACATCGTAATCTCCGGCTACCGGGTAGTAAACATCGTATGATTGTGTTTTGGATGTTGTTGATTCGGTTTCTCCGTTACCAAAATTCCAGTTCAATCTTAAGTAATCACCTTGCGATTCGTTGGTAAACCGAACATTGTTGTCATCAATAAATGAATACGAAAAATCAGCAGTAAAACCTGCATCTGTTCCATCTTCGCTGCACCCGTTTAGTGGAGCCATGAGGATAAGAAAAGCCAGTAAAAATGGCCAGTTCTGTTTTTGTCTGTCGAATGATTTAAGCATATTTTTTTCTTATTGAATTACTATTTTTTCTGAAAAAGATTGTTGTCCGTTATCGATCAAAATCATGTAAATGCCTTCTTGAAAAGCGGAAGTATTTATTTTTGCTGTATTATTGAAAGTGTTCTGCAAAACGGTTTTTCCTGAGATATCAAGAAGTTTGACTTCGTAATCACCCGGTTTTTTTGCGTTAACAGTTAAATTCTCGTTTGTTGGATTTGGATAAATTTGAAACTCTCGTAATCCCGTTTGGTTAACACCCACATTAATATCCAGTTTATAAACCCGCAGCCAGTCGATAAAAACGGAGCAGGGAAACTCTGCTTCGTCATTCACCGGGCCTCCATAAGAATAGTCACTTCCGGTAACGCCGGCACTTAAAATCGGGTACATTTTGTGTTCGAAAGGATACCATTCATTAAAATGATTAGAGTATTCAGAAGTCCCGACTCTTTTCCCATCTCTGGTTAAAACCGAAGATTGATCTTCGCCGTCTACAGCGTAAGCGCCACCATCGTTCAGGTAGTGAATGTGGTAAACATTGTTGTCGATAAAAAATTCCATACGGTCAGCATACCAGTCAATACCATAGGAGTGAAATCCGTAACTTCCGGCATTCGAATCGTTTTCATCTGGCGGATAATTTCCATATCCCGGTTCAGCAGGATTCGGTACTTGTTGCGTTTCAAAGCTGTAATAAAATCCCTTGTGTCCGTGGTTCCACTCAGCCCATTCGTTGTTTTGCCAAAACCAGGCGTAGTGAACGCTGCCGAGATTATGGAAGGGAATAGATCCAACGTATTCCATAATATCGATTTCGCCACCTTGTGGCCACATCAAACTGTTCCAACCTTCCGGAATTTCATCTGGCATCATCCAAAATGCAAAGCCTTGTCCCATTTGTTTTACATCGCGCGGAAATATTCGGGCCACAATACGATGTCCGGGTCCCCACGACTTTTTACCGGCTGTATTCAATCTGCCGCTGGTATAATTTCTATCGATGTAAAATTCTTTTCTGGTAGTAATAACCAGGCAACCGTCTTCAGCTCCTGGCACGTCATTGCTGAAACTGATATTTTCTTCGCGGTCGGTGGCACGATCTACCTGGCCTGTTCCAAAATCTCCGTTTACCCCGGTTCCGGTTTCAATATTCCAGTTTTCGAGGTTAAGCTCTCCGGTATTAAAATTGTCTTCCCACAATAATTCGCCAACCTGCCCCAAAGTATTCAGGCTTGCGAAAACTATGCATAATATGAAAAGACAAAATCTCATTGGTTTTATATAACTAATTACTTACTGTGGTTATGTTCTTTCGTTTGTTATGAGTTAGGGCATAAAACTCCCTAAGTATCAATAAAAAGTACTTTTGAAAATAAATAAGGATGTTTAAATTGGGGAGAGAAACTCTCCCCAATTCTAACTAAACTATCAAATAATTAACTGGCTCAACAGCCAATAAATTTTTGAACTTGTATGATATTCTATTCTTCTGCTGGTTTGAAAATCCAGGTCCAGCCGGTAGCCCAGGCAGCATCCGGTACGAAAAGTACCATTCTGTCTTCAGTCAGCTCCACAATATTGAATACTCCGGCATTACCTCCGCCGTCCATCGAACCTAATATGTTAGTTCCATCAACGGTTAATGTTTGATTCTCAACATCCAGAACGAAACTTCCGGTTGCAGGGTCGGCATCGGGACCACCGTAGTACGTGAAGTTTGCGGCACCATTCAAATCAAAACTCATTCTACCTGCAGCATCGGCCGGAGGGCAGCAATCACCGGCTGCATTCCACCACACTGCCCATGGATTGTTTGGATCGGACATAAACCACCATAAACCACCATCAGGTGTAGGACCTCCGTCAAATACCCAGGTTTTTCCTTCTGAGGTATTTTCGCTAACCAAATCGTACCAATCCTGTTCCAGCGGCGTATCCAATACGTCAATCTGAACATCAATGGTTTTTTCAAAAAACTCAGCTCCAAGTGTTCCTACAAAAGTGAAAGTTGAAGTTCCGGGAATCGGATAAACAAGTTCTACTTTGTTTGTTAATGCTATACCTAAATTATAGTTCCAATAACCTGTCACGCCAGGTGTATTCATGCTCAGTACTATACTGTTTCCTTTGGCTGAGTTTTGGGCTACAACCAGCTCTACTCCATCAACATCAGTACTGTTCTCAAGGAATTTTTCGTCAACAATCGAATCGCATGATGATACAAACATCATCATCAATCCAATTAAAAGACTGTATATTATTTGATTTCTTTTCATCTCTTTTAGCTATTAAAATTAGATTATTCCCATCCAGGGTTTTGTTCATAAGCACCGTTTGCCAATCGCATTTCGGTTTCAGGAATCGGAACCAGTCCTTTGGTTTCCGGGCGGTAATTAACGCTGTATTTGGCGTCAGATCCAGAGTTTCTCACATCAATAACTTCGTCAAATGCTGTATTAACATCGCCCCATCTCACAAGGTCGAACCAACGCAATGCTTCAAAAGCTAATTCATGCATTCTTTCTTCTTTCAGTGCGTCAAGCGAATAAGCTACAGGCTCTAATCCAGCTCTAGCTCTTACAGCGTTCATTCCATCTGCAGTTCCTGAAATTTCTGAATGCATTAATAATACATCGGCGTAGCGCATAAAAATGAAATCCTGTGCGTGCATTAACTGCATATCGGTATTTCCCCAGCCGTACAATTGAACGAACATACCAACATTTGCCTGGTCTTCAGTATCCCAGTATTGAATGGCAGTATATTTCTTGTTGAAAAAGCCTGTTTCGTGATCACCTTTATCTCCAACATAGTCACCGGTTCCCTGATCTGCCTGACCAACCTGAAGGATCGAACCCAATTTTCTTGGATCGTTATCATCCCATCCGGTAAATAATCTTGGATTTACAGTACACCATCCCCAGCCTTGACCAAATGGCACTAAAGAGTTATCTCTAAGGCCTGTGAATAAAGCAAGTCTGTTGGTGTAAATATTTCCGTTTGACCATCCCCAGTCGCCAAAAGAGAATCGTTGTACAAACATAGATTCATTATTTCCGCGACCAAATGTAGGAGTATGACCATCCTGACCAACCCACGAAAGATCGTTTTGATGTGCCCATGGTAATACGGTTGTATCGTTGGCTGCAATGTTCACGTACGAATAAGGCCACAGGTTTCTGAAATCATCAACAAGTCCGTAACCGCTGTTATTCATACAGTCTTCCAAATGGCTCTGTACATCTGATGCTGACAACGAACCGCCGTCAACAAGAGGTAATGTAGTAGTAGACTGACCTTCAATATTGGTCATGTAACCGGTATAGAACAAATAAACTCTGGCCAGATATGCTTCTGCTACCCATTTATTTGCATGGCCGTAATCTGATTCAGGGATATTCTGAAATGCAACTGAAGGCATTGTTTCGATAGCAAGTTTCAGATCGGACGCAATTTGTGCAAAAGTCTCTGTATAAGTGGCTCTTGGAACATCACGTGGCGCATCAAACGTAACAATCAAAGGTACACCACCAAAAAATTTCGCCAATCTGAAATAATAGAATGCACGCATAAACAGTGCTTCGCCAATGGCCTGATCTTTAAAATTCTGAGCTTCTTCAGGACTGCTGAAAAATGTTGAAAAGTCAGCTTCTGCTGTTTTCTCGATAATTGCAGTTGCCCTGGAAATACCATTGTAGCATTGTACCCACATATCTCTGTAAGTATCCTCTGCCGGATCTTCAAAATTATCAACCCATTTTGCCGATTTATCATCAGCACCACCGCCACCAAGCATTAAATCAGACATTAAACTTGCTGCAACCGATTCGTTACTGTGTACATTAGGTGTGTAGATTGCATTGTAAACCCCTGCCATTGCCTCCTTAATGTCCTGAGGAGTACTGTAAAAGGTTTCTAAACTTTTTCCGTATAGATTATCTGTATCCAGATAATCCTGACTACAACTCGTTGCAAGAACAAGGCCTGCAATGAATGTTATATATATTAGTTTTTTCATTATCATCATTTTTTAGAATTAAAAGGCAACACTTACTCCAAACATTACTGTTCTTGGTAATGGATATAATCCAAGGTCAATTCCAGATGCCCAGCCGGCATCGTGTCCGAAACGTACTTCAGGATCCATTCCATCGTAGCTTGTAAAA comes from uncultured Draconibacterium sp. and encodes:
- the bglX gene encoding beta-glucosidase BglX, with the translated sequence MKIRILSFIAGVGLLTGCAANSTDKADPVEQKINSLLSEMTLEEKIGQMQQVNDGFFGDEEATKQAIREGKVGSFLNMVGADRIAEYQRVALEESKHGIPLLFGRDVIHGFRTIFPIPLGMASSWEPELAEKAMRISSIEASSMGINWTFAPMMDVAWDPRWGRIAESCGEDPLLTSEFAAAMVKGIQGDLSDPTAVAACAKHFVGYGMSEAGRDYNTTYIPEPLLRNVHLRPFKAAADAGVLTFMSAFNDLNGVPTSGNEFTLKHILRDEWDYKGMVVSDWGSIEEMINHGYAADKKQAAEIAAKAGVDMEMATTCYVDNLKTLIEEGVITENMIDKYVGNILRVKLEMGLFEKPYDNHVSTDTILAPSHLEVSREAARKSMVLLKNKGNTLPISKNIGSLAVIGPLSDAARDQLGTWIFDGQGEDSTTPKEAFGEILGNRMNYVAGLEYSRDKSTTGFAKAVAAAKRSDAILFFAGEESILSGEANARGIIDLPGVQTELITELKKTGKPLILVVMAGRPLGIGAEMDMADAVLYAWHPGTMAGPAIADLVFGDYSPSGKLPVTFVKGAGQIPFYYYRKNTGRPATENDVTYIDDIPRDSKQLSLGFKSMHIDYGITPLLPFGFGLSYTEFEYGNLKLSSHEMSTDGTITVSAEIKNVGNYEAEEIVQLYIRDKVGSITRPIKELKGFKKINLKPGNIKTVNFELKADDLQFFNGKEYVIEPGDFYIWVGPNSDEGLQDTFVIK
- a CDS encoding family 16 glycosylhydrolase → MLKSFDRQKQNWPFLLAFLILMAPLNGCSEDGTDAGFTADFSYSFIDDNNVRFTNESQGDYLRLNWNFGNGETESTTSKTQSYDVYYPVAGDYDVNLLVMGLEGEQKSTSKKVNIETTDFAISFTAEPDATNPNRINLENTSEGDYDSFQWEFRNKIVTDETNTVAYFPYSGTFKIELVITKNGDTFSSIKNITIADDDPDYFSSLELVWEENFEGNEVNTDNWTFETGAGGWGNNELQNYTNGDNATVEDGILTITAEKINDDQVAGSYTSTRMISSGKKEFTYGRMEIRAKLPSGRGIWPAIWMLGANIGDAGWPACGEIDIMEYVGYEPNTVHATVHTPAGYAGNGDGSKKTLETAEEEFHVYGLFWTEKEMVFYTDSPENVTHRYAPSNKTDDNWPFDKPQFFILNVAVGGNWGGAQGIDNSIFPQTMEVDYVRVYQEM
- a CDS encoding T9SS type A sorting domain-containing protein yields the protein MRFCLFILCIVFASLNTLGQVGELLWEDNFNTGELNLENWNIETGTGVNGDFGTGQVDRATDREENISFSNDVPGAEDGCLVITTRKEFYIDRNYTSGRLNTAGKKSWGPGHRIVARIFPRDVKQMGQGFAFWMMPDEIPEGWNSLMWPQGGEIDIMEYVGSIPFHNLGSVHYAWFWQNNEWAEWNHGHKGFYYSFETQQVPNPAEPGYGNYPPDENDSNAGSYGFHSYGIDWYADRMEFFIDNNVYHIHYLNDGGAYAVDGEDQSSVLTRDGKRVGTSEYSNHFNEWYPFEHKMYPILSAGVTGSDYSYGGPVNDEAEFPCSVFIDWLRVYKLDINVGVNQTGLREFQIYPNPTNENLTVNAKKPGDYEVKLLDISGKTVLQNTFNNTAKINTSAFQEGIYMILIDNGQQSFSEKIVIQ
- a CDS encoding RagB/SusD family nutrient uptake outer membrane protein, with the translated sequence MKKLIYITFIAGLVLATSCSQDYLDTDNLYGKSLETFYSTPQDIKEAMAGVYNAIYTPNVHSNESVAASLMSDLMLGGGGADDKSAKWVDNFEDPAEDTYRDMWVQCYNGISRATAIIEKTAEADFSTFFSSPEEAQNFKDQAIGEALFMRAFYYFRLAKFFGGVPLIVTFDAPRDVPRATYTETFAQIASDLKLAIETMPSVAFQNIPESDYGHANKWVAEAYLARVYLFYTGYMTNIEGQSTTTLPLVDGGSLSASDVQSHLEDCMNNSGYGLVDDFRNLWPYSYVNIAANDTTVLPWAHQNDLSWVGQDGHTPTFGRGNNESMFVQRFSFGDWGWSNGNIYTNRLALFTGLRDNSLVPFGQGWGWCTVNPRLFTGWDDNDPRKLGSILQVGQADQGTGDYVGDKGDHETGFFNKKYTAIQYWDTEDQANVGMFVQLYGWGNTDMQLMHAQDFIFMRYADVLLMHSEISGTADGMNAVRARAGLEPVAYSLDALKEERMHELAFEALRWFDLVRWGDVNTAFDEVIDVRNSGSDAKYSVNYRPETKGLVPIPETEMRLANGAYEQNPGWE